ACGCATCGCATCGGTCAGCTCTTGCTGTACGTACAATCTGCCTTTGGCACAATTGTTGCCAGTCAAGGAAATCATTTCATTATCTTCAATCTCAGCGACCATATCACAGCCAATAGGACAGATGATGCAGGTATACTCTCTTCTCATATAATGGTTATCTCCAAGTTTTTCTCTGGATTAATCCTTTCTGCAGAGATGGAAAGCTGGATCATCTCAGCAGGCAGGACTTTGGCGAACTTCTTGCTGGCAATGGTCTCATTTCCCTGTTTCACGAGGACTGTACAACCACGACCCGGCTTCCTCGGCCTCAGGGTGAGCGTAAAATCCTTCTTCCCTGTAATTTTCTGCGGAACTGCATAGGCTACAGAGACATCGACAGCAATCTCAATTCCTGCCATCCCAAATGAGGAAGAGCGGAGATATGCTTGTATGGAATGGGCCATGCGTTCAGCCTCGGTGGAGACGAAATCCACGAGATCGTGGACCTGCAGGACGTTGCCAGAGGCGAAAATACCAGCACAACTTGTCTGGTAATGTTCATCCACGACAGCTCCTTTTGTCATTGAATCAAGCACAACACCGGCGCCAAGGGAAAGCTCATTCTCAGGGATGAGGCCTACAGAGAGGACAAGCGTATCACAACTGTAGGCTTGTTCTGTTCCCGGAATCGGTCGATATTGTTCATCAACCTGTGCTACGGTTACGCCTTCAAGGCGGGCATGTCCTTTGATATCAACCACCGTATGGCTCAAGAGAAGAGGAATTCCATAATCATTGAGACACTGCTCGATATTACGTGGCAGACCACTTGCATAGGGCTGGACCTCAAGAACAGCTTTTACATGTGCCCCTTCAAGGGTCAACCTACGGGCCATGATCAGACCGATGTCACCGGAGCCTAAAATCACCACCTCTTTTCCCGGCATGATGTTCGCTAGATTCATATAGGATTGTACAACCCCTGCAGTGTATACTCCTGCGGGTCTGGTCCCTGGAATACTGATCGCACCACGGGTCCGTTCCCTGCAACCCATGGTCAAGGCTACCGCTTTGGCCTGGAATTCCAGCACTCCGCTTCTCGATACAGCGGTCACGACCCTTCCAGCAGTCACTTCGGTTACCGTCACCTCAGTCATATAGGGAATACTCAACTCCCTTACCTCGTCAATGAAACGCTGGGCATATTCAGGGCCACTCAATGATTCTCCAAACCGCTGAAGGCCGAATCCATCATGGATGCATTGCCGCAGGATACCTCCCAAGTGCTTCTCCCTCTCAAGGATCAGGATATTGGTAATCCCAAGCTCGTAAAGCTGGACGGCGGCAGCGAGTCCGGCAGGCCCTCCACCGATGATAATGACATCCTTATTCTCCATCCAGGACCTCCCTTACCTTGCCGATGAACATACCAGAGCCCTTATGTTGGTACATCACCTCATCTTCCCTCACTTTGCACTGCTCCTGGATAAGTGCAGTGATTCGTGTTTCACAGTACCCCCCTTGGCATCTACCCATGCAGGCACGGGTTCGGTTCTTGATGCCCGTCAATGTCACCGCTCCAAGAGGATTGTTGATCGCCTGGACAATCTCAGCCCGTGTAACAGTTTCACAGCGACAGACTATCTCCCCATAGTCAGGATCAGTGGCTATAAGTTCTTTCTGCCGTTCTTTCGACTGTTCTGCAAAACGTACAATTCCCTTTCGGTATGGATTGAAACCATTGTTTACATCCAGAACTTCTTTCTCCTGAATCCTTGCCACCACCCGGCGGGCGATTGGCAGGGCACAGGTAAGTCCTGGAGACTCGATTCCGATCAGGTTCACCACCCCCGGATGGTCATCACTGGTCTCAATAAGGAAGTCCAGGACCTCACCTGTCTCAGGGTCTATCCGTTTCCAACGGGTACCGGCAAAATTCCTGATGAAATACTCAGCCTTCATATGCTTGAATATAGCCGACCCGTCTTTTACGAGACCCTGCATATGATCGCGAGTGCAAGCATAATCGTCAGGACTCTCGGTGATATAGGAATCAGGACCTACCAAGATATTTCCGTCGACAGTAGGTGTTGCATGGGTGGAGAAGCCCCCTTTTGCATTGGGTGCTGGATAAACGGGGATATTCATGAACTCCTTGGCTTTCTTGTCCAGCACATAATACTCTCCCTTGAAGCCCCTAACCTGGTGACCATGCAAGCCCAGCATCTCCGATATGGTTACACAATGCATCCCGGCGCAGTTCACAATCCAACGGCTGGAGAAAACCGAATCACCAGCTGTGACCTGAAAGTACTCCCCCTGCCTTTTGATTGCCTTGACTTCACTGTCAAAGAAAAAGTCCACACCATTCTGATGGGCATTCTCTGCAAGGGCTATAGTGTACAACATCGGATTAAGAATTCCAGAATCGGGGCTATACAGGGCAAACTCTCCCCCGGCACTACCATCAATCTGGTTCAGTCTTGCCTTGTCGATCATCTCAAGGCCTCGCACCCCATTCAACTCACCGATTCTCTTGAACTTGAGGATATTTTGCCTGTCCTCATCAGTAAAACCTACAACCACTTTTCCGGTTCGCTTGAAGGGAATATCCAGCTCCTTTGCCACCTGGTCAAACTCACGATTCCCTTCCACCGCGCACTCAGCTTTCAGGGAACCAGGCTTGTACGTGAAACCCGCATGAAGCATACCGGTATTCCTGCAAGAATTGCCGCACGCCACATCGAGCTCTTTCTCAAGGACACCGATCCTAAGACGGTACCTGGAAAGTTCCCTCGCAACAGATGATCCGATGACTCCACCCCCTATGATAAGGATGTCGTAAGTATTTTCCCTCATGCATTGTCTCCTGCAGTCTCTCTAAGGTGTTCAGCATAGACTCTATTTCTTTGTAGATGCTTCCTCATGGCAATCTCCGCACGTTCGGAATCCTTGGCCCTGATGGCGTCCATGATTTCCCGGTGTGTTGCAATGGTTGTCTCGGTGAGAGGTTTTCCATACAAGTAAGCGAAGATCTTTACAGCAGAATGGATGATCGGAATAAGCGTTGATGCCAATTGATTGCCTGATGCCTGTGCTATCGTTTCATGGAAAGCGATATCTTCATCTGTCCATGGCAACCCTGCTGCAATATTTGCCTCTATCGCCAACAAGGATTCCTCAATCTTTATCATCCCTTCCTTGGTTACACGTTTGGCAGCAAGAGAAGCAATCTGGGGTTCTATCATGAGGCGCATCTCATACAGGTCCATCGATAGTTTCTTCTTGTCCTTGATATAAGCCAGACCAAGCGGGTCCTCGACCTGACCCGGCCTTTCAGCTACAAACGTACCGGTCCCCCGCTTAATCTCAACAACATGCCTGGATATCAGGATCTTGATCGCTTCCCTAATGGTACCCCTACCGACATCCAGTTTTTCAGCGAGCTGAAATTCACTGGGTAGCTGCTGCCCTGTCTTGAACTCGGCATTCATGATGGTTTCTGCCAATCGATCAGCAGTCTGCTCCGCCAGGGTTTTCTTGGTACGGATAGTTGTTTCCATGTCTAATCCTTAATATATAACCACAGATTAACACGTATGACGTGCTACGTCTAGAATTTTAAGAATACGCCAATGAAGATGTGTGGAAAATGTTCATGTATAGAGAGCATTGAGATCAACTGAAGAGCCAAAAAAAACTCCCTCAAGCTTGCACCCTTGAAGGAGTTCCGCATATGCGCGGCCTGCATCTGCCGTTACCTCATAATGAGGGGGAAACAACGACAAGATACACGGTGGGAGAGAGTATATGACATAAGCTACTCGCCCACTCGTTTGGACATTTACACTATATCAACAAAAACCTTGTCTGTTAAGTCCTTTTAAGACTTTTTTTCATTTCTTTGTTTATGAACAAATTGCTACTACTCGATTGCTTCTTATCAGTACATCTCATATACAATCGAAACCGTGGAAGAGACTTCCATGGACCCTGCAGGAATCTCGGTAGCCATGTCATAAGCAATAGCAGAGGCTGCTTCCATCTTCATCCTTGTATTGTATGGATTGGAAGCAACGGAGTATTCACTGATGGTAATGGGGGATCCAACCTGCATAGCTGAACTTTCTGCATAGAGCTCTGCTTTTGCCTTTGCATTCCCGATTGCTTCCAATCGAGCCTGCTTTAGTGCTTCACTCTTGTCCTCCTTATCAAGCTGTACAGAGTTGAGATAGATACCGCTGACCTTTCCCATCTGGTCAATAATGGGACCAAGGGCCTTCAGGTCACGTACCTTCACTGAAAGACTCTGGCTTGCAACCTGCCCTTCCAGGATCTGCTCGCCTTCATCCCATCGGTAACTAGGTCTTAGGTTTAGCGAGGTGGTCTTGATATCAGCCTCAGCAATCCCATACTCATCAAGCACAGAGAGGAGTTGTGCCAACTTTGCATTCGCAAGCCTCTGGGCTTCCTCAGTGGTCTTCCCCAGTTCACTGACCTGAATGGAGAACGTAGCAATATCAGGGGTGACGGTGACCTTTGCCGTTCCATTCACCTCGATTGTCCGCACCAAATCCTTTCCCGTCATACAGGATGAGAATAAAATGACCATGGCGAGCGCCAATACAGGCAACACAAGACGTATTCGTTTCATCGTAGTTACTCCTTCTCCAATGTGGTCACCAACTCAGGACGCTTTTGTGCCTCCCGAAGAAAGAAACCCAGGGCAATCATCATAATACCATTATCATAGATGCCGGTGCCCATATCCGCAACCACCTGGGATACCGGCACAGAGAACACGTCCAGCTGTTCGTTCGGATCAAGCTCCTGTCCGGTGACATGCTCAGCACCCTCGACGAGATAGAAATAGGATCGGTTGTTCATGAACGCAGAGTTGGGGCTTACATTTCCCAAGGCAGTAATCTTGCCACCGGCAAGACCGGTCTCCTCCCGCAATTCCCTGAGGGCTGCATCGAGGGGATCTTCACCCTCTTCCACCACACCGGCAGGAAATTCCCGGGTAACGGTATTCGACCCATGACGGAACTGCTCTTCCATGATCATCATGGGAACACCATGCTCGTCACGGTACCAAGGGATTATCGTTACCCAGTTGGGGGCATCCACCTCTATAAAGGATGAACTCCGACCATCAGTACTGGTACGATGAACGGTACAAATATCAAAGATGGGCCCCTTGAAGACCCGCTGACGCTGCCCGGACTTCCAAATGAGATGCTTCGTCTCCTTGCTCCCCCCTTCTTGCGAAAACGGATCAAACATATGCTTATTCTCCTTTCCTGGATGGACAGTTACTGCTGCATGAGGAACAAGCAGAAGGTGCACAGGAAGCAGTTCCAGCAAAATCGGTCGATCGATGGGACGAGACAGCAGTGCCGCTGTTGATCATCTCTGCAATTGCCTTCAATGCAGCAGAGGAAGGACTGGTAGGTTGCATGCTCAAATAGCTCTTGCCGGCATCCTCAGCCTCCATGAGTGGTACTTCCAGAGGGACACGTCCCAGGAAGGGAACACCCATCTGTTCACACATCTTCTTCCCCCCGCCGATTCCGAAGATGGGGATCTCTGTATTGCAGCCTGGACAAATAAGACCACTCATATTTTCCACGACGCCCAGGATTGCCACACCCATCTTCCTCGAGAAGCTCACACTTCTTCGTGCGTCAAGGATTGCAACCTCCTGAGGAGTGGTTACAATGACCGTCCCGGTCAGTTCTGGAATCGTCTGACAAACAGTGAGCTGCTCATCACCGGTACCTGGAGGGGAATCGATGAGCAAATAGTCCAACTCTCCCCAATTGGCTTGGGCAAGGAACTGTCTGATGGCTGCAATTTTCATGGGTCCACGCCATACAATGGGACTATCGGGGTCTATTGCGAAGGCAAGGCTCATTACCTTCAACCCTGGTCGGGCTTCAACTGGATAGAACGTCTCTCCACCGTTCTCGGTGGTGAGAATCTTATCTTCACAACCGAGCATTTTTGCCACATTCGGTCCATGCAGGTCAGTATCAAGAATGCCGACAGTACATCCGCTGTCAACCAGTGCATTTGCCAGATTTACGGTAACGGTGGTCTTCCCCACCCCACCTTTTCCACTCATGACCAGGATTTTTCTCCCGATCTTATCCATATTTTCCCTAATTGCCTTGTCCTCGGCAATTTTCTGCTCAAAATCCATTCCTTCAGCCATATATATCCTTCTTCTTTCAATAATTTTACCACAGAGTACCTTACTGCAAAGCATGAAAACAGACAAGAGAAGCAGACTGCAGACAGGCAACCATGGAAGATTCTATAAAAAGGTATCCAGATAATTGTATACAGGCAAACTAAAACTTCCAAAGAGGGGTGTTTTTTCGTATAAAAAACCTACGGAAAAATTGAGCTATGCTAAATTCCTAAAAGCATTTATCCCACCTTTACTTGAAACGCTCCCCATGATTCCGATATACTAACCCCCAGTGTGTCATTTGTAGTCCTTGGCTACGATCACTATAAACCTTATTAGGAGTTCGTATGGTATTCTTAGCGCAACTACCGAAAGAGCAACTTGTCGCCCAGTTGGAGAATGGGGTCATCCTCATGATTCTGGGTATTGCTACGGTGTTTGTGTTTCTTACGTTGCTGTTTTTCCTTACCAAGGCCATGAGCGCCATTGCAAGTAAAATCGCACCACAGAAGCCCAAAGCCGTTGTAAGCAGTCCCGCAGCTGTCACAGCTTCCGCAACCT
This sequence is a window from uncultured Sphaerochaeta sp.. Protein-coding genes within it:
- a CDS encoding FAD-dependent oxidoreductase — translated: MENKDVIIIGGGPAGLAAAVQLYELGITNILILEREKHLGGILRQCIHDGFGLQRFGESLSGPEYAQRFIDEVRELSIPYMTEVTVTEVTAGRVVTAVSRSGVLEFQAKAVALTMGCRERTRGAISIPGTRPAGVYTAGVVQSYMNLANIMPGKEVVILGSGDIGLIMARRLTLEGAHVKAVLEVQPYASGLPRNIEQCLNDYGIPLLLSHTVVDIKGHARLEGVTVAQVDEQYRPIPGTEQAYSCDTLVLSVGLIPENELSLGAGVVLDSMTKGAVVDEHYQTSCAGIFASGNVLQVHDLVDFVSTEAERMAHSIQAYLRSSSFGMAGIEIAVDVSVAYAVPQKITGKKDFTLTLRPRKPGRGCTVLVKQGNETIASKKFAKVLPAEMIQLSISAERINPEKNLEITII
- a CDS encoding NAD(P)/FAD-dependent oxidoreductase; protein product: MRENTYDILIIGGGVIGSSVARELSRYRLRIGVLEKELDVACGNSCRNTGMLHAGFTYKPGSLKAECAVEGNREFDQVAKELDIPFKRTGKVVVGFTDEDRQNILKFKRIGELNGVRGLEMIDKARLNQIDGSAGGEFALYSPDSGILNPMLYTIALAENAHQNGVDFFFDSEVKAIKRQGEYFQVTAGDSVFSSRWIVNCAGMHCVTISEMLGLHGHQVRGFKGEYYVLDKKAKEFMNIPVYPAPNAKGGFSTHATPTVDGNILVGPDSYITESPDDYACTRDHMQGLVKDGSAIFKHMKAEYFIRNFAGTRWKRIDPETGEVLDFLIETSDDHPGVVNLIGIESPGLTCALPIARRVVARIQEKEVLDVNNGFNPYRKGIVRFAEQSKERQKELIATDPDYGEIVCRCETVTRAEIVQAINNPLGAVTLTGIKNRTRACMGRCQGGYCETRITALIQEQCKVREDEVMYQHKGSGMFIGKVREVLDGE
- a CDS encoding FadR/GntR family transcriptional regulator, which produces METTIRTKKTLAEQTADRLAETIMNAEFKTGQQLPSEFQLAEKLDVGRGTIREAIKILISRHVVEIKRGTGTFVAERPGQVEDPLGLAYIKDKKKLSMDLYEMRLMIEPQIASLAAKRVTKEGMIKIEESLLAIEANIAAGLPWTDEDIAFHETIAQASGNQLASTLIPIIHSAVKIFAYLYGKPLTETTIATHREIMDAIRAKDSERAEIAMRKHLQRNRVYAEHLRETAGDNA
- a CDS encoding SIMPL domain-containing protein (The SIMPL domain is named for its presence in mouse protein SIMPL (signalling molecule that associates with mouse pelle-like kinase). Bacterial member BP26, from Brucella, was shown to assemble into a channel-like structure, while YggE from E. coli has been associated with resistance to oxidative stress.), with product MKRIRLVLPVLALAMVILFSSCMTGKDLVRTIEVNGTAKVTVTPDIATFSIQVSELGKTTEEAQRLANAKLAQLLSVLDEYGIAEADIKTTSLNLRPSYRWDEGEQILEGQVASQSLSVKVRDLKALGPIIDQMGKVSGIYLNSVQLDKEDKSEALKQARLEAIGNAKAKAELYAESSAMQVGSPITISEYSVASNPYNTRMKMEAASAIAYDMATEIPAGSMEVSSTVSIVYEMY
- a CDS encoding NUDIX hydrolase, which produces MFDPFSQEGGSKETKHLIWKSGQRQRVFKGPIFDICTVHRTSTDGRSSSFIEVDAPNWVTIIPWYRDEHGVPMMIMEEQFRHGSNTVTREFPAGVVEEGEDPLDAALRELREETGLAGGKITALGNVSPNSAFMNNRSYFYLVEGAEHVTGQELDPNEQLDVFSVPVSQVVADMGTGIYDNGIMMIALGFFLREAQKRPELVTTLEKE
- a CDS encoding Mrp/NBP35 family ATP-binding protein, which encodes MAEGMDFEQKIAEDKAIRENMDKIGRKILVMSGKGGVGKTTVTVNLANALVDSGCTVGILDTDLHGPNVAKMLGCEDKILTTENGGETFYPVEARPGLKVMSLAFAIDPDSPIVWRGPMKIAAIRQFLAQANWGELDYLLIDSPPGTGDEQLTVCQTIPELTGTVIVTTPQEVAILDARRSVSFSRKMGVAILGVVENMSGLICPGCNTEIPIFGIGGGKKMCEQMGVPFLGRVPLEVPLMEAEDAGKSYLSMQPTSPSSAALKAIAEMINSGTAVSSHRSTDFAGTASCAPSACSSCSSNCPSRKGE
- a CDS encoding OadG family transporter subunit; its protein translation is MVFLAQLPKEQLVAQLENGVILMILGIATVFVFLTLLFFLTKAMSAIASKIAPQKPKAVVSSPAAVTASATSANDADIAAAIVAAFAKSKE